The Aedes albopictus strain Foshan chromosome 2, AalbF5, whole genome shotgun sequence region GCAAGGGAGCAGAGTCAGGCTACAGCAGAGATGATATAGTGTCACATGCAGTGGACACCGGTTTGAACAGTGGTTTAGAGTAGTGGTCAAAATAATAAGGAGCAAAGATAGTTCACGTACGGCGTGaacaagtttcttctgggattactccagttTTTTTTGCGATTCCTGACAAAGCTTCCTAACTACTTATTAAGTTCATCGGGAAGTCtcttcagacattcctacagAAGTACCTCGAGAATTACTTTCCATGTTTCCAGataaacttctccaggagtttctcaggagttAGTTCTTGGTTTCCTCAAGAATACCATGCAAATTATTTAAAAAGCTTTCTTAGAATTCTTGCAGCATTTGGGGTAGAGTTCCTCCTGGATtacccagggaatttctccatgattttactgaaaataataacataaattattcgaaaattccctcctgaacttccatgaaatttacttcgagttccccaagaagtcctccagcaataatgcatggtttcCTCAGGATTTCCCTCAATTATTTCACGGTTTTTcccaaaattcctcaagaagttcctcggatttatttctacaaaaatttcttcagaacatccttgcgaattcatccaggaatcccttggaaatttcttcaagagttccttggaaattccaccgtcagttctttagaaattactgCAAAAATTTCCAGGCCATTTCTACAAAATTCCTAGAGAGTGTAGTGTATCTTGGAGCTCCAAGGAAATTTCTTTatgagtttcatggaaatttctccacaagtcccagagaatttctccagaaatttcccgggAATCCCTTCATGGATTCCCCAAGAATATCAAGGGAATCTCCTTAGAAGCAACCGATGTATTGCTGCAGTAATTGTGGTAGAATCCCTCCGGGATTTCCCAGGAAATatctcaacgatttttttttaaattaactacataaattatccggaaattccaTCTACAACTTTACTTCAGAAGTCTTCCGAAAAcacctccagcaataatgcatggttcctcagatttatttccaagagtttctcaaaaaaatccggaaattctttcagaagatcctcgggaattcatccttgagctcataaggaattcctcaaagagtgcttcgggagttcctccacaagataattgggaatttctacagtagattgtcggaaattccttaagaagtttctcgggaattcctccagcagtccctcgggatttcctccagaagtatctcgggAATTTTCCTCTCAGATaattttcaggaatccttccacacgttcttcttgaattcttccaggaattttacgggagctcttccagaagtatctcgggaattccttcaggagttcctcgagaattattcaagaagatCTTCGGGTAATCCTCCATAAGATCCTTagggggtttctcctggaaatcgtcaggagttcctcagaaattcctccggaaattcctcggaaactccaccaagagtttctcgggaatttctccataagtttccaaaaattcctcctggagttcttcagaaatttcgtcaggagttcctggaggtatccatagGAACATCCAGTTGAACTTCCAAAAAGCTCCTGAAAGTCCTCCTCCGTGGAAGTTTtcccgagaaaatgctagagggattctcgaggatctcctggagaaattcccaaggagttcctggagaaatttccaaggagctcttggagaaactcccaaggaaattctttaggaactctCGACAAACTCCTAGAGGTTTACCcgtgaatctcctggagagattcccgaggaactcctggaagaagtcgcgaggaactcgtggaggactttccgtgaaactcctagaagaattccctaggtactcctggaggaattcccgagtatctcgtaaaggagttcttagaggaattcccgagtatctCGTAAAGGagatcttaaaggaattcccagataatctctgaaggaaatcccgaagcagcgaaatttgtcacttacacccctttgcttctaaccttctcaaatgatgttgagcaaataaatgtatgtatgaatattgtatgtgcaattgatgtcatcgaccaaaggcATGGGGTCACCTCTCAATATGTAtcatgatttgttgatatctttgtcaacaATAATTtttgaggagcggacctggtgtgatggttataaCACTTGACTAtcccgccgaggacctgggatcgaatcccactcccgacaaactcgcaaaatgtgagttcttccttcggaagggaagtaaagtgtgggtcccgagatgaactagcctagggctaaaaatcccgttaatacagataaaaaaaaaacaataatttaatGTTAATTCTTTTTGGCATATTTTGAAGGTAATAAACTAAACTTACGTATCCTATCTTTAATTGAGTATTGATTTTTAGATATAAAATGTTATGTTCATTTAACACATTACACACTACTTTTCAAGCGCCGccaggaagaagcggagtgcgaggaaatggagctgctgtgccgttcacaggaaacacgtaagttctaccagaagctcaacgcatcccgcaaaggctacgtgccgcaagccgaaatctgcagggataaggacgggagcctcctgacggacaaacgtgaggtgatcgaaaggtggaagcagcacttcgacgagcacctgaatggcgaagagaatgtaggcacggaggaccaaggcagcggaggaaatgactatgttggtgcagcagaggacgggaacgaaccaactcccacgctgagggaagttaaggatgccatccaccagctcaaaagcaacaaagtggctggtaaggacgatatcgcagcagaactcatcaagatgggcccgaaaaagttggccacctgtctgcaccagttagtaatcAAGATCTGGGaagccgaacagctaccggaggagtggaaggaagggataatctgtcccgtccataagaaaggcgacaagttaatgtgtgagaactttcgagcgatcaccattttgaatgccgcctacaaagtgctatcccccgtcgtctttcacctaaagtaaatgagttcgtgggaagttaccaagccggtttcatcgacggccggtcgacaacggaccagatcttcaccgtacggtaaatcctccagaaatgccgtgaataccaggtcccaacgcatcacctgttcatcgacttcaaagcggcatacgacagtatcgaccgcacagagctatggaaaattatggacgagaacagctttcccgggaagctgactagactgataagagcaacgatggacggtgtggagaacagcgtaaggatttcgggtgaactatccagttcattcgaatctcgacggggactacgacaaggtgatggactttcctgcctactattcaacatcgccctggaaggtgttatgcgacgagccgggctcaacagccggggtacgatcttcacgaaatccagccaatttgtctgttttgcggatgacatggatattattgctagaacatttggaacggtggcagaacagtacacccgcctgaaacgtgaagcagcaaaggtcggactggtggtgaatgcggctaagacaaagtacatgctggtaggtgggactgagcgagacaggacaagccttggcagcaatgttacgataggcggggatactttcgaggtggtagaagaattcgtctacctcggttccttgttaacggcggacaataacgtgagccgtcaaatacgaaggcgcatcgtcagtggaagtcgtgcctactatgggctccagaagaaactgcggtcaaaaaagattcacccccgcaccaaatgtaccatgtacaagacgttaataagaccggtggttctctacggacacgagacatggacgatgctcgaggaggacctgcaagcactcggagttttcgagcgacgggtgctaagaacgatctttggcggcgtgcaggagaacggtgtgcggcggagaaggatgaaccacgagcccgctgcactttacggcgaacccagcatccaaaaggtggccaaagccggaaggacacggtgggcagggcatgttgcaagaatgccggacaacaaccctgcaaagttggtgtttgctaaccatccggttggtacaagaaggcgtggagcgcagagagcacgatgggcggaccaggtggagcgtgatctggcgagtgttgggcgtgaccgaggttggagagcggcagccacaaaccgagtattgtggcgtactattgttgattatgtattgtcttaatgatgttgaacaaataaatgtatgtaatgtgtgtatgtatgtagccaatgctccgattgagctgaatttttcactGTTACTAGCTTCATGTTATATTTTAAAAGTTCATTGAGTCATAATTTTCcacaaaaacattatttttttgaaGAAGCAATTTTAcatattattaaaaatattgtctcGTTAACTAAGGCAATAATACGACTTTTAATAAATGAGCCTCTACAACGCGAGACAtttgattttagtaaattctttattCTATTTATAAGCAGTGGTAAATTCGATTTTCAGCTATAACTCAAAATCTGTTATACTTTAGATTGTATGCAGCACGTGATTATGCAAACAATTTGATAGTTCATGATTctctttttattttgtaaactaatgTAAATGATTCCTTATGCAGATTTTAAAGCATGTCATGTACGTGATTTAGTTCTATCGtagaatattttttaaatgttccAAATAGTCAGACTCTAAGGGGCGACAAGCCAAGCTACGCCAATGAAGACTATCCCAACACATTTCGACAGCACATTTGTCAAACCTTTCCAAACAGAACACTGCAACCGGCTCTACTGGAAACGCAATCTGCCTGTGTGTTGTATTTTAGTGCACATCACTAAATACCATGACTTCATTCTCCGATTCTGGGCAGACAGCGTCGCACATCAGACTTCGCATCACCGGACCGGGCAGCGCCGGCTCGTGTTAGTTAGTGCGGGTGTACGTTATCTCTCCCCGCGGAGATCGTTTGTTAGTTCAATTATTACTGCTCACATTCGGAGAGGGCATCTGATTCCGTATAGGTCGTGCGTCGTCGACGTTAGAATAATAATTGTACAATTGTTACGCGCTTCGTCTGGGTTGAGAAAATTATGGCAGACTCCAGTGATAAAAACGGGAACATATTTTCGACTGCTGAAGATCATATGTTCGGTTTTCCAGGATTGGAAGATCGTTTAAAACGTATGGCTACCAAAGAATTGAAGGAAAGTGAGTTTATTCGGAAACAATCTTTGGAGCAGATGCGAGACTGGATTGCCAAGAACCGGAGGATCAAGAATTGCCGAACTGATGATCGCTTTTTACTGCGATTTCTACGAGTCAGAAAGTTCTCGGTAGTGAAAGCGTGTGAAACGCTAGAAAAATATTTAGTAATGCGTCAGACGTATCCGAAGTGGTGCAAGAATCTCGATCCTCTAGATGAAACCCTCCAAGAGGCGCTGGACTACTGTGCCCTGGTTCCGGTCGGTCGTGACAGCGAAGGTCGATTAGTGATCGTGGGAGTCGTTCGTAACTTCGACGCCCAAAAATACAAGTCAGAACACATGATTCGTCTCAGTATGATCGTTACGGAGTCGCTCATCGATGACGAGGCCAATCAGATTGCCGGCTTCACGCACGTGTTCGATAATTCCGACATGACTTTAGCCCATGTCACCTGTTGGTCTTTGGAGAACGTCTCTGGCTATCTACGCAGCGTAATGAACGCCGTTCCGATCCGATTGAAGCAGAATCACTTCGTCAACGTTCCGCCCTTTGCGGCCTGGGTGACCAAATACTGCATGTCGGTTGCAAGCGAAAAGCTCAAGTCACGAATTCATGTAAGTCTACAATGTGCAAGTCAgagattttttccatcaaaaagaTTTATTGATTTCAGTGTCATGCCAGCTTGGGGGAGTTAAAAGAAAACTTCGATGTGAAGCTGTTGCCACTAGAATACGGAGGGCATGTGCCACTGGCTGAGCTGAACGATCGATTCAAAAAGTATTTGCTCGGGAAGCGAGAAATGCTACTGGCCCTGGATGAGATGGAAATACAGCTGACTGGCCGAACGGAGACGGTAAACGGTGGTGTGGACATTGTGGATGCTGGCGCAATTGGAAGCTTTAGAAAGTTGCAAATCGATTGAGGCGAACTACGTTTAGACTTATTTTGCATACCTCGCTGCTGTAATCTTATCTCTTATATTGTGATATGTGCAGGGGGACTACACACAGGTTTTGTTTTGAATCTGATTGGTTATCACAGGGTACCACAAATTTTAGCCAACCACGACGACCGCTTAACTTTAGGTTTAGCGATATTTACATGTAAATTGATAGGAAAAGcaataaaatattttaaacacTTCTGACATAATTGGGGACAACAAACAGAGAAATTCCTACGTTATTAAACTtaattaaatttgaaaaaaatctaaaaaaatctaaaaatgaaGGCTTAAGAATGGTTTGCATTTGGGAAGTTGTAATGAGTTTAAATAGGTCATGAGTGCTTGTATTTTCTTGGACCATTTATCAAATGTGAATATTTTTTATCAGCTGAGTCGTAAATAGTGAGTAATCGAACAAAATGAAGCGCTAAAAGGGTTAAACAAACACAGAGTGCATGGCATATATTCTTGTTTCAACAGTATCAATCAATTTAAGTACTACCgtggaaaaaaaaactgagaggAAATTCGGACAAGTTTCCTAAAGAACTTTTCACTTGAACTTTTAGAGGCAACTTCCGGGAATCTCTTGGctgaagattcttaaaaaaaaatcagattttctcggttcatccattcgtgagttttgttgcctcaaagaaacttcaaactaatttttatatatatatagcagatagaagatagaagatattgttgtaaaatttggcatttttcttcaaaaatgtcatgTTATACATATAACAACATTGACTCAGTAGAGTGTCTCAAAACAACTCAATTTTCGGAAGGTCAAGTTTTGCAACCCTTTTATTTTAAGACATTTTTATAGAATGTTtcgacttagaaaaaaaaaacacctgaagAATTATTGATGTCAACCTTTGAGAAATGATCATTTTTCATTAAAAACTGAATATGAATTCAGTTTTTTATTTATTATCCCTGAATTTAGCAAATGCATTTGTATTTTAATATGGATATAATGTATATCCGAGAGATATTAGTTTTTGCCATTTTACGTTTGTATTGATGTTAAAAGCActatccgcaaatcgtcctcgtcctctcgagaaccattcgacactgatttttcatttgggcctaactgacattttcgagttctcttcatcgatcctctctttgtgttatcacagaatgtgtatattgagtttttcaaagattttttggttgaaatgcgaagaaggcgactacatgttgctatagaaacaaaaagaataatgattttgtttgttttgatcaagttattagcgaaagagagagtcgacgaagagaaatcgatcaaaacagttaggcccttatgaaaaatcattgtcgcatTGTAATCGGATTgctatcctgatgacgtgacccgcccaccataacctcccgattttcgcaatgtggacaatggttggttcAAGACTGATGCATCATGGTTTAAATAtttaccttctccaagtcccgtctttcatctgcgctacaccgtagatggtacgcagcaccttccgttccaaAACTCCAAAGGCACGtttgtcctctgcacgtagagcccATGTTTCGTGCACATAGAGGACTACCAGTCTTATCACCGTTTTGTAgacagttaacttcgtgtgacggcgaactttgttcgatcgtagagttctgcgggagTTCaaggtaagctcgatttcctaccacaatgcatctctgaatttctctgctggtgtcgttgtcggcgatcaccagtgaacccaagtacatgagttcttcaaccgcctcgatttcaataCCGTCgatagagccctttgccatcatgtactttgtcttcgacacattaatgactaatccaatgAGTGTGTGATggagatttcgtccgggtgccggtgt contains the following coding sequences:
- the LOC109413981 gene encoding clavesin-2, which translates into the protein MADSSDKNGNIFSTAEDHMFGFPGLEDRLKRMATKELKESEFIRKQSLEQMRDWIAKNRRIKNCRTDDRFLLRFLRVRKFSVVKACETLEKYLVMRQTYPKWCKNLDPLDETLQEALDYCALVPVGRDSEGRLVIVGVVRNFDAQKYKSEHMIRLSMIVTESLIDDEANQIAGFTHVFDNSDMTLAHVTCWSLENVSGYLRSVMNAVPIRLKQNHFVNVPPFAAWVTKYCMSVASEKLKSRIHCHASLGELKENFDVKLLPLEYGGHVPLAELNDRFKKYLLGKREMLLALDEMEIQLTGRTETVNGGVDIVDAGAIGSFRKLQID